Below is a window of Myroides profundi DNA.
GTCTTCTTTTTCTAAGTGACGAGTTGGGATGAAAGCTACAACATCATCTTCGAATACTACAGTAGCACCTTTGTCAACTAATTCAGAGATTTCTCCTGAATGTACAGTTCCAACAGCGTAAGCATCTTCGTATTTATCCCAAGGATTAGCAGTAGTTTGTTTGTGTCCTAAAGATAATTTACGCCCTTCAACGTCTAACTCTAATACAACTACGTCTAATTTATCTCCTACGTTTACAAACTCAGATGGGTGTTTGATTTTCTTAGTCCAAGATAAGTCAGAGATGTAAATTAATCCATCAATTCCTTCTTCTAATTCTACGAATACACCGAAGTTAGTAAAGTTACGAACGATACCATTATGTTTAGAACCTACAGGGTACTTAGAAGTGATATCAGTCCAAGGGTCTTGAGTTAATTGTTTAATACCTAAAGACATTTTTCTCTCTTCTCTATCAAGAGTTAAGATAACTGCCTCTACTTCGTCTCCTACTTTAACGAAATCTTGAGCTGATCTTAAATGAGTAGACCAAGACATTTCAGAAACGTGGATTAAACCTTCAACACCTTCAGCAACTTCGATGAAAGCACCGTAATCAGCTAAAACAACTACTTTACCTTTAACTTTGTCACCAACGTTTAAGTTAGCATCTAAAGCATCCCATGGGTGAGCGTATAATTGTTTTAAACCTAATTGAATTCTTGTTTTCTCATCATCAAAGTCTAAGATAACAACGTTTAATTTTTGGTCTAATTCTAATACTTCACTTGGGTGGTTGATTCTTGACCAAGATAAGTCAGTAATGTGAATTAATCCATCTACACCTCCTAAGTCAATGAATACACCGTAAGAAGTGATGTTTTTAACAACACCTTCTAACACTTGACCTTTTTGTAATTGACCGATAATTTCTTTCTTTTGAACTTCAATATCAGCCTCGATAAGTGCTTTGTGAGAAACAACAACGTTTTTGAATTCGTGGTTAATTTTAACTACTTTGAATTCCATTGTTTTGTTCACGTATTGATCGTAATCACGGATTGGTTTAACGTCAATTTGAGAACCTGGTAAGAATGCTTCGATTCCGAATACGTCAACGATCATACCACCTTTAGTTCTACATTTAACGAATCCATTAACAATCTCTCCAGACTCGTGAGCAGCGATAACTCTATCCCAAGCTTTGATAGTACGAGCTTTTCTGTGAGATAATACTAATTGTCCGTATTTATCTTCTCTTACGTCGATTAATACTTCAACTTTGTCTCCAACTTTTAAGTTTGGATTGTAACGGAACTCGTTTAAAGAAATAACACCTTCAGATTTAGCGTTGATATCAACGATAGCGTCTCTGTCAGTAATTCTAACTACAACTCCTTCTACTACTTCTTCGTCATCAGTAGAAATAAAAGTTTTTTCTACTAGGCTTTCGAATTCTTTTAATTGAGTCTCTTCAACTGCATCGAT
It encodes the following:
- the rpsA gene encoding 30S ribosomal protein S1, with amino-acid sequence MSENIKTQEEFLKDFNWENYENGIDAVEETQLKEFESLVEKTFISTDDEEVVEGVVVRITDRDAIVDINAKSEGVISLNEFRYNPNLKVGDKVEVLIDVREDKYGQLVLSHRKARTIKAWDRVIAAHESGEIVNGFVKCRTKGGMIVDVFGIEAFLPGSQIDVKPIRDYDQYVNKTMEFKVVKINHEFKNVVVSHKALIEADIEVQKKEIIGQLQKGQVLEGVVKNITSYGVFIDLGGVDGLIHITDLSWSRINHPSEVLELDQKLNVVILDFDDEKTRIQLGLKQLYAHPWDALDANLNVGDKVKGKVVVLADYGAFIEVAEGVEGLIHVSEMSWSTHLRSAQDFVKVGDEVEAVILTLDREERKMSLGIKQLTQDPWTDITSKYPVGSKHNGIVRNFTNFGVFVELEEGIDGLIYISDLSWTKKIKHPSEFVNVGDKLDVVVLELDVEGRKLSLGHKQTTANPWDKYEDAYAVGTVHSGEISELVDKGATVVFEDDVVAFIPTRHLEKEDGKKLKKGETAEFKIIEFNKEFKRVVASHTSIFREEEEKNVKAVETANNSAEKTTLGDIDALAELKERMEKGK